The window GGCGTCGGCCGGCAGCGGGGCCAGCAGGGCGGCCGCCGTACCGACGGCGACGGTGGAGCGGGGCAGCAGGGCGGCGCCGGACAGGACCTCGCGGGCCCGGCCGTGGGTGTCGGGGTCGGTGATGACGACGCCGTCGACGAGTTCGGGGCGGGCGGCGAGCACGGCGGCGTGGTCGGCGGGGTCCACGGACTGGGCGAGGTAGCGCCAGCCGGGGAGGGCGGGAATGCCGTGCTCGCCGAGGTACTCGACGGTGGCGAGGACGTCGGGGCCGGGCGGCAGAAGGCCGCCGTCGCCGAGCGCGCCGAGGATGCGGGCGTCGTCGGCGGCGGCGGTGCGCAGCTCGAAGAGCTGGCGCTCGGCCGCGGCGACCCCGTCCGTGAGCAGGGTGTGCAGGTCGTCGGCGTTCCGGTCGAGGTCGGCGACGGTCAGGCCCTCGCCCTGGGCGGTCCCGGTGTGGCCGGGGGCCGTGGCGCCGGCGGCGGCAGGGCGCCCGGCCGCGCCGGAGGCGGCGGCTCCGACGGCGGCGTCGGCCTGCGCACCCGCGCGCGGGTGCGGGAGGAAGGCGTCGGGGACCGACGGGAGGCCCAGCAGCTCCGCCAGGCGCGGGGCGGTGGCGAGGGAGGCCGCGGCCCGGTGTTCCGCGTCGTGGGCGGCCTCGGCCGCGTCGGCGGCGTCCGCCGCGCGGGCGGCGGTGAGCTCGGCGCGGGATTCCGCTGCGGCGGCCTCGCGGGCGGCCTCGGCGGCGGCCCGGGCGGCTTCCCGGGATTCGTCCCAGGCGGCCACCGCGGTCTTCTCTGCGTCGGTGGCGGCGAGGGCCGCGCGGGCCGGGTCGGCGTCGGGGGCGGTGTCGTCGAGCCAGCCGGCGCGGACGGCCTCGGCGGTCTCCTGCTGGACCTCGGCGAGCCGCGAGCGCAGGTGCTCGGCCTCGCTGCGGGCCCGCTGGGCGGCCGTGGCGGCGGCGGTGGCATCGCGGTGGGCGGCCTCGCCGGTGGCCTGGAGGACGGCGGACCGCTCCTCCTCCTCGTTGGCGAGGCTCTCGCCGTGCTCGGCGGCGGTGTGCAGGGCCCGGACGAGCTCGCCGGCCGCCGTGGCGCGGGCGGCCAGCGCCGGGGCGGCGTCCCGCTCGGCCTCCAGGATCGCGGCGGCGACCCGGGAGGAGCGGTCGGCGGCGGCGCGGTGGCGCAGTACGTTCTCGGCGGCCTGCCAGGCGGAGTGCAGCGTGCGGGCTTCGAGGAGTTCGCGGCGCTGGGCGGCGGCGGCCTTGTCGGCGACGGTCAGGGCCAGCGAGGCGTGCCGGTAGGCGAGTTCGGCGGAGACGGCGGCGCTGCGGGTGCGGGCGGACTCGGCCGCGGTGACCTGGTGGGCGGCGCCGGTGACCTGCTGGGCGAGTTCGGCGGCCCGGCCGCGCTCCTCGGCCGCCCGGGCGGACAGCCTCCGGGCGAGGGTGCGCGTACGGCGTTCCGCGCCGGCGTGGACGTCGCGCAGCCGGGAGCGGGCCTGGGCGGCCTCGACGATGCGGGTGAGCAGGTCCACCGAGCCGGCGGTGAAGTCCCGTTCGGCCATCAGCTCGGCGCGGCGGCCGAGCTTGTTGCCGAAGCCGTGGACGAGGTCGGCGAGGCCGTCCGTGTCGCGGGTGTCGGTGACGGCGCGCAGCAGGAGGTCGGTGAAGTCGGAGTCCTTCTTGACCGCGAAGAGGCCGGCCGCCTCACCCTCGTCGGCGTTCATCTCGCGCTGGTAGCGGAAGAGTTCGGGGTCGAGGCCCAGTTCGGTTAGGTGCTCGTTCCAGCGGTCGTGGATCTCCTCGAAGTACACCTCGAGGTGCGGGTACGCCTTGCCGGCCTCGGTGAGGGCGTCGCGGAAGCCCTTCATCGTGCGGCGGCGGCCCTGGGCCCCGGAGACGCCCTCGACGGGCGGGCGTACGGAGGTGGCCTCGGCGACGGGCAGGCTGTCGAGGCTCAGGCCCGGTCCGGGGCGGAAGGAGTACCAGGCCTCGGCGAATTTGCGGGGGTCGCCAGAGACCTGGCGGCCGCGCCATTCGCTGACCTTGCCGACGACCACGCACTCGCCGGTCTGGGTGTGCTGCCACTCGAGGGCGACGTGTCCGCAGTCGTCTGCGAGCAGGAACTTGCGCAGGACGCCGGAGCTGGCGCCGCCGAGGGTGTTGCGGTGGCCCGGGAGCATCACCGAGAAGATCAGCTTGAGGAGGACGGACTTGCCGCCGCCGTTCTCCAGGAAGAGCACGCCGGCGGGCGCGGGGCGGCGCGGCGGTCCGGTGGGCTCGTCCTCGAAGAACTCCGCCTGGGCCGGCGCCGGGTGGGGCACCGGTTCGCCGACTCCGCGCAGGTCGAGCACGGTGTCGGCGTAGCGCGCACCGGCGGGCCCGATGGAGTAGAGGCGGATCCGGGACAGCTCGTACATGGCGGCGGACTCTCGTGGGGTGTCTGGGTGAGGCAGGGGGTACGGGGACCGGGCTCTGGGCGCGGTGCTCAGGAGTGGAACGGGAGCCCGGCGTCGGCGGCCAGGTCCAGGTCGTCGCCCTCGGGCGGCGGCAGCAGGGTGGCGGAGCCGTCGGTGACGGCGACCACGCCGAGCTCCAGGAGCTCGGCCATCGCCGCGCTGCCCGCCATGTCGCGGACCTGGAGCTGGTAGCGGGGGGTGGTGCGGTAGGTGCCGCCGGCCTCGTCCCCGGTGCGCTGGAGGAAGCCGGACTCGGTGAGGAAGGCGGCCGCCTTGCCGACGATGCCGGTGGTGGAGCCCGCGAGGCGGCGGGCGTCCTTGGTGGCGCCGGTCGCGCTGCGGCGGGCGTAGACGCGCCAGGCGGCCTCCAGGCCGGGGGCGTCGGAGGCGGGGTCGGTGTTCTCGCCGAGCTCCTCGGCGCGCTCCTCCAGGCGGCGGCAGGTCTGCCGGACGAAGGCGTCGACGCCGTTGACGGTGATGCGGCCGATGTAGCCGTCGTCGGCGAGGTCCTCGGGGCGCGGGAAGGCGAGGGCGGCCACGGCGAGGTGCGCGAGGCCGTGCAGGAAGCGGTCGGCGGAGTCGGCGGCGGTGCGGCGGGCGTAGTCGCCCATGCGGACGGCGAAGACGGAGTCCTCGCCGGCGGCCACGGCCATGCCGGCCCGGGGGGACACCTCCAGCACGACGAGGCCGAGGCCGGTGGCGACGGCGTCGGCGAGGCGCCCGAAGGCGGGGTCCTCGCGGTAGCGGCGCAGCAGTTCCGCGTATTCGGCGTCCCGGGCGGGGAGCAGCTTGGGCTGCAGCCCGAACGCGACGAGCCGGGCCGCGTCGGCGGCGTCTGCGGGGGTGACGGCCCCGGGGGTGGCGGGCACGGCGGGAGCCGACGGCGCGTCGGGCTCGCTCCACGCGGGGTGCTCGGCGTGGTGGTCGCTCACGAGTACGTCTCCTCGGCGGTGCGGGTCGTTCGGGCGGTACGGGGTCCACTGCGTGGCGCCGGGCATTCAGGCCTCGCCGGCGTTTGAGGCGCGGGGTCCGGGGCGGCGCCCCAGGAAACCCGGCTCCGCCGGGCACCGGGCTCCGCCCGGACCCTCCCCCGGCTACCGCCGGGAGGTGCCCCTTGCTCAAACGCCGGCGGGGCTGAAGATGCGGCGGCGCTCACACCGCCTCCGCGCGGTCGGCGGCCATGCCGGCGGCGTCCAGGAGCGCGGTGCCGACGATGAGGTCGGCGCCTCCGAACTCGGGGTCGTCGAGCTGCGTGCCGTCGTCCACCGCGAAGAGCAGCCGCTCCTCGCCCTGCCGGTAGGCCGTGCCGACGGCCGGGCTCGCCGCGTGGACGGCCAGCAGGGCCACCAGGTACGGCAGGTCCGGATCGCTGCGGCGGGCCTCCGCCAGCAGCCCGGACAGCCTGCGCGGGGCGTCGTGCGGGAGGTCCAGGAGCTCCTTCGCGGCGGCGAGCTGCTCCTCGCTGAAGCGGCTGTCGTCCGGGGTGGCGATGAGGTCCGGCTCGGGCATCTCCGCGCCCAGGTGCTCGCGCTCCACGGGCGGCGTGAGCAGGATCTCGACCAGGTCCGCCACGCGTACCGAGACGGGCGTGCGCAGCCCCGCGCCGGAGGCGAAGAAGGCGGCGGTGACCCGGCCCGCCTGCTCCAGGGGAAGCGGCAGGAGCGGGGCGACGAGCTGCCCGTACAGGTCGATGCCGGAGCGGGGCGCGGGGGCCGCGAACGCCTGTCGGTCCTGTTCGGCACGGAACAGCGGTCCGGCGTCCAGCAGCCGGGACTGGAGCTGGGTGTGCCGGCGGATGCAGTCCTTGACGATGTCGACGAGTTCGGCCGCGCGGCGCTTGTTCTCCGGCTCCTCCGCCTCGTCGCGCGCCTTGCGGATGTTGGTCAGGATCGCGTTCTCGTGGCGGTAGCGGTCGGCGACGTGGTCCAGGGCCTCGGCGATCATGTCGGGCACGGCCTGGAGCCAGTCCACCGCCCGGACGTTGCGGCGGGTCGCGTCCAGCGTCCGGCGCAGGGTCTCGGCGTACTGGACGGTCCGGTAGCGGGCCTGCTCGGCGGCGAGCTGGGCGTCGGCCAGCCGCCCGCGGCTGATCAGCACCTCCAGCTTGACCTCGGCGGCGATCTGGGCGCTGGTGACGTCGGTGTCGAGGGCGCCGACCAGCACGTTGACGGCCTCGTCCGTGGTGCGCAGGTAGACCACACCGCCGTGGCCGAGGACCTCTTCGATCAGCTTGAAGTCGTAGTCCCGGCGGACGTAGACGCCGTCGGGGCCGAAGGTGCCGTAGATCGCGCGGAAACCGCGGTCCACGCTGCCGACGTTGATCAGGTTCTCCAGCACCCAGCGGGCGACCCGCTCGTGCTCGGCCGCCGGGCGGGACGGGGCCTGGGCCGCGACGCGCGGCAGCAGCCTGGCCACTATCTGCTCGTGGTCGGCGCCCGTGTCGAAGTCCATGTTGAGTGTGACCAGGTCGATCGCGGCGAGCGCGACCTCCGCCATCGCGTAGACCCCGTACTCGCCGGCCAGATTGGCCTTGCGGACGTCGAGGTCGTGCAGCGGGGCGGTGCAGGCGAGGGCGCGCAGCCGCCGGGCCAGGCCCTCGTCGGCGGCCGGGCCCGGCGCCGGGGACGGAAGGGTCTTCGCCGGGGCAGGGAGAGTCACGCACAAAGACTAGGTCCTGTTGCTGACAACATCCCAAACGGCATGGTTCGGCCGGATCGTCCCGGGGCCGTACCGCCCCGCTGCTCTACGCTCGGCGCATGGATTCCATGATCGCATCCGATCCCGTGATCGACCTCAACGCCGACCTCGGCGAGGGCTTCGGGCGCTGGACGCTCACCGACGACGAGGCCCTGCTCTCCGTCGTCACGAGCGCCAACGTGGCCTGCGGCTTCCACGCCGGCGATCCGTCCATCATGCGCCGGGTCTGCGAGCTGGCCGCGGAGCGGGGCGTACGGATCGGCGCGCAGGTGTCCTACCGCGATCTGGCCGGCTTCGGGCGGCGCTCCATGGACGTGCCGCCCGGCGAACTCGCCGACGAGGTGGCCTACCAGATCGGGGCGCTGGAGGTGTTCGCGCGGGCGGCCGGCTCCCGGGTGTCCTACGTGAAACCGCACGGCGCGCTCTACAACCGCACCGTGCACGACGCCGGCCAGGCCGCCGCCGTGGTCGCGGGCGTCCGGCTGGCGGCCGGGTCCGGCGCCACCGGCGGCCTGCCGGTGCTCGGTCTGCCCGGGTCACTGCTGCTCGCCGCCGCCGAGGAGGCCGGGCTGGCCCCCGTACCGGAGGCCTTCGCCGACCGTGCCTACACGCCTGCCGGGACGCTGGTCCCGCGTGGCGAGCCGGGCGCCGTGCTGCACGACCCGGACGCGGTGGTGGAGCGGGCCGTGCGGATGGCCGCTGAGCGGGCGGTGACGGCTGCCGACGGGTCCGCGGTGCGCGTGGCCGCGCGCTCCCTGTGCCTGCACGGGGACACCCCGGGGGCGGCCGGACTCGCCCGCCGGGTCCGCGAGGCGCTGGGCGCGGCCGGGGTCCGGGTGGAGGCGTTCGCGTGAGGCCGCTGGTGGTGGGCGGTGAGGCGCTGCTGATCGAGCTGGACTCGGCGCAGGAGGTCGCCGCGCTCCACGCGGAGCTGCTGCGCCGCCGGGACGCGGGCGAGCTGGGTCCCGTACGGGACCTCGTACCGGCCGCACGGACCGTACTGCTGGACGGCGTACGGGACCCGGCCGCGCTCGGGGCCCGGATCGCGCGGTGGGAGGTGCCGCCGCTCGCGGAGACGGAGGGACCGCTGGTCACCGTCCCGGTGCGGTACGACGGCCCGGACCTGGCGGAGGTGGCCCGGCTGTGGGGGGTCGCCCCGCGGGAGGTCCCGGGGATCGTCGGCGCGACCGTCTTCCGGGTGGCCTTCTGCGGCTTCGCGCCGGGCTTCGGCTACCTGACCGGCCTGGCGGAGCGTTTCCACGTCCCGCGGCGGGACACGCCCCGTACGGCCGTCCCTGCGGGCGCGCTGGCGCTCGCCGGGGAGTACGCGGGGGTGTATCCGCGCGCCTCCCCCGGTGGCTGGCAGCTGATCGGCTCGACGGACGTGGTGCTCTGGGACCCGCTGCGGGAACCGGCGGCGCTCTTCGCGCCTGGGGTCCGGGTCCGGTTCGCGGAGGGGGACGGCCGTGGCTGAGGGGCTGCCGGGGCTGCTGGTGGTGCGGCCGGGGGCGCTGACCACGGTCCAGGACCGGGGCCGCCCGGGCCGGGCGCACCTGGGGGTGCCCCGCTCGGGAGCCCTCGACACGGCGGCGTACGCGCTGGCCAACCGGCTGCTCGGGAACGCCCCGGACGCGGCTGCGCTGGAGACGACCCTGGACGGGGTCGCCCTCCGGGCCCTCGTTGCGACGACCGTGGCGGTGACGGGCGCACCCTGTCCGGTACGGATCTCCGGGCGCCCGGTGGCCTGGGGAGCGCCGGTCCGGCTCCCGGCCGGGGCGGAGCTGGAGGTCGGCCGGGCGGAGTCGGGCCTGCGGAGCTACGTCGCGGTGCGGGGAGGCCTGGCCGTTCCGCCGGTCCTGGGCAGTCGCTCG is drawn from Streptomyces sp. NBC_01232 and contains these coding sequences:
- a CDS encoding LamB/YcsF family protein → MDSMIASDPVIDLNADLGEGFGRWTLTDDEALLSVVTSANVACGFHAGDPSIMRRVCELAAERGVRIGAQVSYRDLAGFGRRSMDVPPGELADEVAYQIGALEVFARAAGSRVSYVKPHGALYNRTVHDAGQAAAVVAGVRLAAGSGATGGLPVLGLPGSLLLAAAEEAGLAPVPEAFADRAYTPAGTLVPRGEPGAVLHDPDAVVERAVRMAAERAVTAADGSAVRVAARSLCLHGDTPGAAGLARRVREALGAAGVRVEAFA
- a CDS encoding 5-oxoprolinase subunit B family protein; this encodes MRPLVVGGEALLIELDSAQEVAALHAELLRRRDAGELGPVRDLVPAARTVLLDGVRDPAALGARIARWEVPPLAETEGPLVTVPVRYDGPDLAEVARLWGVAPREVPGIVGATVFRVAFCGFAPGFGYLTGLAERFHVPRRDTPRTAVPAGALALAGEYAGVYPRASPGGWQLIGSTDVVLWDPLREPAALFAPGVRVRFAEGDGRG